In Trichoderma breve strain T069 chromosome 4, whole genome shotgun sequence, the following proteins share a genomic window:
- a CDS encoding SMP-30/Gluconolaconase/LRE-like region domain-containing protein: protein MKLKSFATFGTFLCTSRATLAKSAVLDQTSLVYEFPNNTWVENIAARNNGELLLSIVGTPQLFTIDPSAPSPRQPVLIHEFTDSLDVFGIAEYQTDKFAVLTGNFSFETGDLGLGSWAVWSVDLNGILDGLSVLSQKQQTLLIGDLSAGVIYRLDIGSGDVATVLNDTFTAAVPIPHFAPSGVDGLHVRNGELFFSNVGQQKLFKVPIDEDGTPSGPVTVVASALSTLDGYDDFTFDCAGNIFVTTGGGNSIEMISADGSQQVIIAGDVNSTAIAEPTSCVFGRGLHDKNVLYVVTAGGLGLPVNGDTIIGGQLVAVKTTSIGSAC from the exons atgaaactcAAGTCATTCGCCACCTTTGGTACTTTTCTCTGCACGTCGCGTGCAACTCTCGCAAAATCTGCAGTCCTTGACCAAACCTCTCTTGTTTATGAGTTTCCAAACAATACTTGGGTGGAGAATATTGCTGCTAGAAATAACGGGGAACTTCTCTTGTCTATTGTTGGAACACCGCAACTATTCACAATTGACCCCTCGGCTCCCAGCCCCAGACAGCCGGTTTTGATTCATGAATTTACGGACTCTCTTGATGTGTTTGGAATTGCAGAATACCAGACCGACAAGTTTGCTGTTCTAACTGGGAACTTCTCCTTTGAGACTGGAGATTTAGGTCTTGGGTCTTGGGCCGTATGGAGCGTGGACTTGAATGGA ATTTTAGACGGCCTCTCTGTGCTATCTCAAAAGCAGCAAACACTTCTGATAGGCGACCTAAGCGCCGGGGTGATATATCGGCTGGATATTGGGTCGGGAGATGTTGCAACTGTATTAAATGACACTTTCACTGCTGCTGTTCCGATCCCACATTTTGCCCCCTCCGGGGTTGACGGTCTACATGTGCGAAATGGCGAGTTATTCTTCTCAAACGTGGGCCAGCaaaagctcttcaaagttcccattgatgaagacggtACGCCCTCTGGACCTGTCACGGTTGTGGCAAGTGCACTCTCGACCCTGGATGGATATGATGACTTCACGTTCGATTGCGCTGGTAATATATTCGTAACAACTGGAGGCGGAAACTCAATCGAAATGATCTCTGCCGATGGTAGTCAACAAGTCATTATCGCTGGCGATGTCAATTCGACTGCTATTGCAGAGCCAACATCTTGCGTGTTCGGTCGCGGCTTACATGATAAAAATGTGCTGTATGTTGTCACTGCTGGAGGACTTGGTTTACCAGTCAATGGAGATACTATCATTGGAGGTCAACTTGTGGCTGTTAAAACCACTTCAATTGGATCTGCCTGCTAA
- a CDS encoding fungal specific transcription factor domain-containing protein: MNRTKRAYLQANRRCDTGSMRGSDAINHPSSDHESNLSVSSAPVGDSGEGGVCNEVDVDTPSLEQSQEARATTVRNEDEGDIANEEQNGVEIVTAAFGQSRGNGQVPFYSGSQTGPAYTLDICSPEKPLSTHFLIPSRARPPLSTADRSYLEAKGVLTLPKTKSCESLLRAYLHHVHPIMPVIEVDHILEYQHHGRLHEYNILLLWSIFSAAVNFVSPEVYQQEGYKSRKEMKASMYSRAKCMYTISEETDKIVLIQSSLLMGFWISQRDEYLQPWYWTGTAINLCQMLGLHRNPDSSKFNCVVTDRQRCLWRRLWWSSFYRDCWLGMSFGRPLRINLVDCDVPTPIAADLLIDVLGIPESTSAGFLPNDLPRLASYWVTLVELSKQLGAVIAMNYQPQRPKPTVQQFESVESEILKCTLPGQYDSGLTNLARFHSFHVHLHYQALLICLYRPYGSKSPAGLDAAEQEDWQRKMRLKASNAASETNDIFNALAEDGLLIFAGPMTPSLLAAAMQTHMHCYKSADSLTKRLTLHKLEMCMLIMEELQKIYTVASLYRGIFLKALQQICPTYQPMISAADQTANPTLESNYNNMNHVTSEAAPSQTAARPFHNTNNSTLLVNASEHETGFLGDFMGSLFDETSIFSFGDLWNVMLFVIDIAAGILTFFPKNDHALRAIAALNFIFNFFRSTSFLSVSVLLPPEIATPKLRIHTMAYTVTRAQTTTVITTFTVPQLTDASAVGLGAKTYLVFAGCMACVIA; the protein is encoded by the exons GTTTCTTCAGCTCCTGTCGGCGACTCTGGAGAAGGTGGAGTGTGcaatgaggttgatgttgacacGCCGTCGCTGGAACAATCCCAGGAAGCCAGAGCTACCACTGTTCGcaacgaagatgaaggtgacaTTGCGAATGAAGAGCAAAACGGGGTTGAGATTGTGACGGCAGCATTTGGGCAATCTCGAGGAAATGGTCAAGTACCTTTTTACAGTG GGAGCCAGACCGGACCCGCATACACCTTGGATATTTGTTCGCcagagaagccattgtcAACACACTTTCTTATCCCATCACGTGCCCGGCCACCTCTCTCTACCGCGGACCGAAGCTATCTTGAGGCGAAGGGAGTACTTACGCttcccaaaacaaaaagttgTGAAAGTCTTCTTCGGGCCTACCTTCACCATGTTCACCCTATTATGCCAGTGATTGAGGTTGATCATATCTTGGAATATCAGCACCATGGGAGACTTCACGAATACAATATCCTGCTACTCTGGAGTATTTTTTCAGCTGCAGTCAAT TTTGTCTCTCCCGAAGTATATCAGCAGGAGGGATATAAATCTCGAAAGGAAATGAAGGCTTCAATGTATTCTCGCGCCAAA TGCATGTATACCATAAGCGAGGAAACGGATAAAATTGTCCTTATCCAGTCATCTCTACTAATGGGATTCTGGATTTCTCAACGCGATGAATACTTGCAGCCATGGTACTGGACAGGAACCGCAATCAATCTTTGTCAGATGCTGGGATTGCATCGTAATCCAGATTCTTCGAAGTTTAATTGTGTCGTTACGGATCGACAACGGTGTTTGTGGCGTAGGCTTTGGTGGAGCTCATTCTATCGAGACTGCTGGCTTGGGATGAGTTTTGGAAGGCCACTACGGATTAATCTCGTCGATTGTGACGTGCCTACGCCAATAGCCGCCGACCTACTAATTGACGTCCTAGGGATCCCTGAAAGTACATCCGCCGGCTTCCTTCCAAATGATTTGCCTAGGCTGGCCTCGTACTGGGTGACATTAGTTGAACTGAGCAAGCAGCTGGGTGCTGTCATTGCCATGAATTATCAACCTCAAAGACCAAAACCAACCGTCCAACAGTTTGAGTCTGTCGAATCAGAGATTCTTAAGTGCACTTTACCTGGGCAGTACGACTCGGGTCTGACCAATCTTGCACGATTCCATTCATTCCATGTTCATTTGCATTACCA AGCACTTCTGATCTGCTTGTATCGGCCTTATGGATCGAAATCTCCAGCCGgtcttgatgctgctgaacAAGAAGATTGGCAACGtaagatgagattgaaagCTAGCAATGCTGCATCCGAAACCAACGATATCTTCAATGCCCTCGCGGAAGATGGTCTTCTTATATTTGCCGGGCCTATGAC ACCCTCACTCTTGGCCGCAGCAATGCAAACGCACATGCATTGTTATAAGTCCGCCGATTCCCTAACAAAACGTCTTACGCTTCATAAACTTGAGATGTGCATGCTCATCATGGAAGAACTTCAAAAAATATATACTGTCGCTTCCCTTTACCGAGGGATCTTCCTTAAGGCCTTGCAACAAATCTGTCCCACATACCAACCAATGATATCTGCTGCTGACCAGACAGCCAACCCAACTCTGGAAAGCAATTATAATAACATGAACCACGTCACTAGTGAGGCTGCTCCTAGTcaaacagcagcaagaccTTTCCACAATACCAACAATAGCACATTACTTGTGAATGCTTCAGAACATGAGACTGGGTTTCTTGGAGATTTTATGGGCTCACTATTTGACGAGACTTCAATATTCAGCTTTGGGGATTTATGGAAT GTGATGCTTTTCGTTATCGATATTGCGGCTGGAATATTAACATTCTTCCCTAAGAATGATCATGCGTTACGAGCAATCGCCGCCCTGAACTTTATCTTCAATTTTTTCCGGTCTACATCGTTCTTATCCGTCTCCGTGCTCTTGCCACCCGAGATTGCCACGCCGAAGCTCCGCATCCATACCATGGCATACACCGTCACTCGCGCTCAGACAACTACGGTCATCACCACTTTCACTGTGCCACAGCTGACTGACGCCAGTGCGGTTGGCCTTGGAGCTAAGACGTATCTCGTCTTTGCTGGATGTATGGCTTGCGTAATTGCTTAG